One genomic region from Halomicrobium zhouii encodes:
- a CDS encoding PD-(D/E)XK nuclease family protein: MPIQRAKPVETLYDEVAGYDLVLTPDAPLASAINRRLDVPHFGTFATTPRRLAAGRKERAEDRSAFLEVVDRTDHDWKSISYAVGNTLQCWEHQGSIESILTYDAYVDDATEAVVEIMAELRSTSRRLTEYTIEADSVAVVGEDQLTELERSILPDEYDRFDLFTDDKFEYPSFNVFESSADIVDAILDTVDAETADDVAVVLDSNSRYSSLVESAFAAADVPYYGGPGFVDDPHHRSLLCLCRTAFRGSETLVSDVRPALTQMGVDVDITHDDKRLHALDVPETEWIRAFCSTLESQTFDECLAEYESRTGASLDLFRDELAQLGLAETRIDERRLDELAYYLQAYEVPVDRENEGVLLADAKSSGYVDRPVVFHVGLDEAWTHTAPKRPWVDTETQFERYIQQFQLLLQSGVEQYYLVQDTAGGQPVTPCLYFGELLDEEYERFSDLQSVSHTRTFDGVGEGFEKEPVDGDAETVRNVSNSSLTTYVNCPRDYFFDRLVDGPDRDYFKEGNLFHDFAEFYVTHPDVVDDAAIDEVVDLMLEEATPYFATSDQPLRERTYRIGLETIVEYLDDQRPFRDDFLTPSSGWGENVFAEYFDRPVDSPITERWFENGALGMKGKIDLVSDPAHLLDFKSGSKKSRRNVIENAAVDPPGDTPDFQAAMYLCHYRTERPDEPLEFTFFHFLETLDDVVTGDHDVADTLTTVSYYPWTFDEHVGTRDAFDVLLDGYNDCVATFEDLGYEAYAAIVERLSFPETTEKDELRDSSFATEFTNAVVERTSDSVDAEKGCDQAIRALNGHRQKTFFEEDLDALEDFVAGRIDELNRHRAGEERFPVEGPGGEPNYRRVDHRDCILEGASDE, translated from the coding sequence GTGCCTATTCAGCGCGCGAAGCCCGTGGAAACACTCTACGACGAGGTCGCGGGGTACGACCTCGTCCTGACGCCCGACGCGCCGCTGGCGAGTGCGATCAATCGCCGACTGGACGTCCCGCACTTCGGGACGTTCGCGACGACGCCACGCCGACTCGCGGCCGGTCGCAAGGAGCGAGCCGAGGACCGGAGCGCGTTCCTCGAAGTCGTCGACCGGACTGACCACGACTGGAAGTCCATCAGCTACGCCGTCGGGAACACGCTCCAGTGCTGGGAGCACCAGGGGTCCATCGAGTCGATCCTGACGTACGACGCCTACGTCGACGACGCCACCGAGGCAGTCGTCGAGATTATGGCCGAGCTGCGGTCGACATCGAGGCGCCTCACCGAGTACACCATCGAGGCGGACTCCGTCGCCGTCGTCGGCGAGGACCAGCTCACCGAACTCGAACGGTCTATCCTCCCGGACGAGTACGACCGGTTCGACCTGTTCACCGACGACAAGTTCGAGTACCCGTCGTTCAACGTCTTCGAGTCCTCGGCGGACATCGTCGACGCCATCCTCGACACGGTCGACGCCGAGACGGCCGACGACGTCGCGGTGGTCCTCGACAGCAACAGTCGCTACTCCTCGCTCGTCGAGTCGGCGTTCGCGGCGGCCGACGTCCCGTACTACGGCGGCCCGGGATTCGTCGACGACCCACATCACCGGTCCCTGCTCTGTCTCTGCCGGACGGCGTTCCGGGGGTCGGAGACGCTCGTCTCCGACGTCAGGCCGGCCCTCACACAGATGGGCGTCGACGTCGATATCACCCACGACGACAAGCGACTTCACGCGCTAGACGTCCCCGAGACCGAGTGGATCCGGGCGTTCTGTTCGACGCTGGAATCCCAAACTTTCGATGAGTGCCTCGCCGAGTACGAATCGAGGACGGGCGCGTCACTGGACCTGTTCCGGGACGAACTCGCCCAGCTCGGACTCGCCGAGACGCGGATAGACGAACGTCGCCTCGACGAACTGGCCTACTACCTCCAGGCCTACGAGGTGCCCGTCGACCGTGAGAACGAGGGCGTCCTGCTCGCCGACGCGAAATCGTCGGGCTACGTCGACCGCCCGGTCGTCTTCCACGTCGGCCTCGACGAGGCGTGGACCCACACCGCGCCCAAGCGGCCCTGGGTCGACACGGAGACGCAGTTCGAGCGCTACATACAGCAGTTCCAGTTGCTCCTCCAGAGCGGCGTCGAGCAGTACTACCTCGTCCAGGACACCGCGGGTGGCCAGCCCGTCACGCCGTGTCTCTACTTCGGCGAACTCCTCGACGAGGAGTACGAGCGATTCAGCGACCTCCAGTCGGTGTCCCACACCCGGACCTTCGACGGCGTCGGCGAGGGATTCGAGAAGGAGCCCGTGGACGGCGACGCCGAGACCGTCCGGAACGTCAGCAACTCGAGTCTCACCACCTACGTCAACTGTCCCCGGGACTACTTCTTCGACCGCCTCGTCGACGGCCCGGACAGGGATTACTTCAAAGAGGGGAACCTGTTCCACGACTTCGCCGAGTTCTACGTCACCCACCCCGATGTCGTCGACGACGCCGCTATCGACGAAGTCGTCGACCTGATGCTCGAGGAGGCGACGCCGTACTTCGCCACGAGCGACCAGCCACTCCGGGAACGAACGTACCGGATCGGTCTTGAGACCATCGTCGAGTACCTCGACGACCAGCGGCCGTTCAGGGACGACTTCCTCACCCCCTCCTCGGGCTGGGGCGAGAACGTCTTCGCCGAGTACTTCGACAGGCCCGTCGACTCGCCGATCACCGAGCGCTGGTTCGAGAACGGCGCCCTCGGGATGAAGGGGAAGATCGACCTCGTCAGCGACCCGGCGCACCTGCTGGATTTCAAGAGCGGCTCGAAGAAGTCCCGGCGGAACGTGATCGAGAACGCGGCCGTCGACCCGCCCGGCGATACGCCGGACTTCCAGGCGGCGATGTACCTCTGTCACTACCGGACGGAACGGCCCGACGAGCCCCTCGAGTTCACGTTCTTCCACTTCCTGGAGACGCTGGACGACGTCGTCACGGGTGACCACGACGTCGCCGACACGCTCACGACGGTCTCGTACTACCCGTGGACGTTCGACGAGCACGTGGGTACCAGAGACGCGTTCGACGTCCTCCTCGACGGCTACAACGACTGCGTGGCGACGTTCGAGGACCTGGGCTACGAGGCCTACGCCGCCATCGTGGAACGGCTCTCCTTCCCCGAGACGACCGAGAAGGACGAACTCCGGGACTCCTCCTTCGCGACCGAGTTCACGAACGCCGTGGTGGAGCGGACCAGCGACTCGGTCGACGCCGAGAAAGGCTGCGACCAGGCCATTCGCGCACTCAACGGCCACCGACAGAAGACGTTCTTCGAAGAGGACCTGGACGCCCTGGAGGACTTCGTCGCGGGACGCATCGACGAACTGAACCGGCACCGCGCCGGCGAGGAACGGTTCCCCGTCGAGGGCCCCGGCGGCGAGCCGAACTACAGGCGGGTCGACCACCGCGACTGCATCCTGGAGGGTGCCAGCGATGAGTGA